Within the Miscanthus floridulus cultivar M001 chromosome 2, ASM1932011v1, whole genome shotgun sequence genome, the region CGATGCCTAACGCAGCAGCCAGAAGCCAGTACTAGTACCGGCAGGCACGCAGCTAGCGGCCACCGCAGCGCGCGCAGCGGAGTGTGCAGTTAAACTCGGATACTGCCCTCCCCACCAGTCCACCAGTCCACAGCTTTTGTCGCCTCACATAGCAAAGCTCGCACGAGATGAACCCCTAACTTGCCCTTGGCACTGCCGCGTGTGTGGCCGGAGACACAGGGGCGATGCGGTCATTATACTGCGCGCTCCACGCGCGTACTCGACGCCTGCTCCAATTATAATGCCACGGCACGCCCCCACACGCCGTGCTTCGCTTCTCCCGCTCGCCTGAACAAACGGCTCAGGGAACGCAGAGGCTATGCAGCCACCGCAGCCGCAGCCTGAGCCCGCCAGCCGGCGGGCATCCTCCACGTGCTCCACAACCGCACCGAGGCGGAGAAGCGGCGGCATCGGGTGCATGGCCGGCCTCCTCCGCCTCATCTCCCCGTACCACCGCAGCCACCACCGGAAGCGCCTCACCGCCAAGAACAACGCATCAGCGCGGGACTACTCCCAAGCACTACAGCCAACTCCGCCGTCTTCGCCGCCCAGGAAGAAGAAGGCGGCGGCCCAGCAGCAGCCTTCAGCTTCGCCCGCGCCTTCGTCTCCGGTGAAGCCGATGATGCAGCAGCTGATGACGACCGCGGTAACGgttcggcggcggcgctcctgcgaCGCGCCGCGGAGCCCGACGATCGCGCCGGAGCACCGGCGCTCCAGCTGCGACAGCCCCCGGCCGCCACCGCCGGCCATCATCGCCCGCCTCATGGGCCTGGAGGAGTCCGCGACGCCCTCGCCCGCCGCAGCAACAGCGACGCCGCGGCCAGTCATCCTCCCGACgcgtccacctccgcctccgcctccaccggCACCGGCGGCGCCGGAGTCGGCTGCGGAGAAGCGGCGGAAGCTGCTGGGCGCGCTGGAGAAGTGCGACGAGGACCTCAAGACCCTTCGCCGGATCATCGCGGCCGTCCGCGCCGCCGAGATGCGCGCGGCCTCCGCGTCTGACGTCTGCCCAGTGGCAGCGACGACGACACCTGCAGGCAAGGGCGCCAAGGGGACGTTCGGCCGTGACGACGAACAGTCGCCTTCCCCGTCGCCGCCGACGCCACAGCAGCAGCACAAGCTGGTGCGCGCCGGGGAGCAGCAGTACCCCAGCCCGGACTCCGTGCTGGACGCCATCAGCTCCCCGAGGTTCCCATGCAGGAAGAGGCCGTCTCCCTGCACGGATCTCGATGTGGGGGGCAAGGGCGGTTGCGGTAACGGCGCCTTGGCCCCCACCTTCGGATCGAAGATCGTGAAGCCCTCCCGAACACTTGTTTTCTCTGGTACGTACTAGTATGTCGCTGTCACGACTCACGATATGCACCAAAGTGACATGCTCAACCGTATCTTCTCTTGATCAAACAACAATGACATGTATGTGCCACGTAACTTTCATCTTGCGCATGCAAATACGTGCAGGCGACTACTGCAAGATCAAATCAGGCGGCGAGCTACCACCGCTGGTGGTGGGCATGCCGAGGTCGGCCGGGGCGGAGAGCTGGCGGCACcaccggcggcggtgggagcaggaggccgcggcggcggggcgggtgATCAGCCGCGCGACAGCGGAGAGCGTGGGGGAGGCAGTAATGTGGGTGCGGCAGCAGGGCCAGGGCGGCGCGGGCGACGATGAGCGCGGCAGGGTCGCGGCCGCGCTGGAGCGTGGCATCGTGCAGGACCTGGTGGCCGACCTCGTTGCGGAGCTGCAGGCGCAGTCCGGCGGGCACGGGGCCGGGTCCGGGTGCAGGAAGAGATTGTGCTTCTGAATTCTGATCAATCGCGGGCCGGGACTTCCGCGTCGTTTTCTTGGGTCCTTTTTTTTTTGTCGCGTGCGTCGCGTGTGCTTGAATTTGGCAGGTCAAGGTCTGAGCTGTGCACTGTGCTGTGAGTTAGGCCCTCCACGCTcctaaaaattttaggagttCGAGCGACCGCGCCCGGGCAGCTCCCACCCACTCGCACGCGGCGGCGGCCCAGCCCCGCGCCTCCGGCGATGGCGCCACGGCTCTGCTCCCCGCGGCTGTGGAGGCTCGGGTGGGAGGGAGGGtgggagagaggggggggggggggggacagggCAATAAATGAGGGGTAGTGGGGGTCTAAGATGGACTTTAGCAACTTTTAGTAGAAGTGGAGCTCCTAAAGTTTTTGACCTCTCCTAAAATTTTTAGGAGCTTTTATGAGaatgtgtttggttctttaggtaAATTCTATCTTGATTTTAGCTCAAATAAGGCCTTATAACGAGAAAGGAATGCTGcccgctgctgctgcggcggaggCTGCGCCATGGGTGTCAGTCGCTACAGCTCGCCTGGCTAGGTAGCTACCCCCACCTGATAAAAGAGACCGGTGAATGCCGATCGTGGTAGCGAGGTGTCGTTTAGTTTTGCCCTAAATTcttaaaaagtgctacaatacctgtcacattgaatgtttgcgatttgtgcatggaacattaaatatagatgaaaaaaaaactaattgcacagtttgatgggaaattgcgagacgaacattttaagcctaattatttCATAACTGAACACTAATtgacaaataacaacgaaagtgctgcaGTGACCTAAATTTCAACTTCCTGAAACACGCGCTAAAAGAACGGATTCGCCGTGGCGTCAGTTGTTGGTGGAGTAATCAATAAGTGATGATGAGAAGCTGCTGCCAAGTACGCAGCCGGGCTCACTTCGGTCAGTAATCAGTGTGCTGAAGGTAGGACCTGTCTGGATCACGTGTGCTGAAGGTAGTACTAATAGTACTGTGATACACGTACTTGATGGATCTATGGGTCTATTACACTGTGTCCAACCACCATTAATCAAAATACATGTAAAAGGTTGGATACTTATTTTTtcttgtcttctccaacaacaaaattTAAAAGAGAATTttttctgcaaatgagtctttaggaaagaggatactcagatttaggtTATGCCTTTCATGACATCCAAAATAAATCTTTCATTTAGGTATTCTGTTGGAGATCCATTTTGTGTTTGGGTCCTCCTAATAGGTCTCCCGCTGAATGCCTTGGCATCTAAAATTTGCAAGAAAAATGATactctaggccttgtttagataccacccaaattccaagttttttcactctctctccatcacatcaatttttagccgcttgcatggagtattaattgtaggtaaaaaaaataactaattacacagtttagttgaaaatcacgagatgaatcttttgagcctagttggtccacgattggacaatatttgtcaaataagacgaaagtgatactatttatcgggttgaaattttttcgcaatctaaacgaggccctactCAACGTTAAAAATTGTAACATGATGCTACAAATCAGGATCCAAACAGGTGTAATAAAGCAGAGTAGTTGGCGCCCACACCAACACATGCACGAACAGATTGTAGGCTGTGTAGGCTATAGCACTAGTACACAGTCTACATTTTCTGATTTCTGGTTACTTTAAGCGAGGTTTCTTGAACCATGCCTCGTTTTTTTTGGGCTTGAATTCCATTCTAACTTCGGTTGGAATTCTGAAAGGAGGAGGGCAACTGGTGCCTCGTTtactttgcaaatttttttaacccgataaatagtaccacttttgtcttatttggcaaatattgttcaatcgtgaatcaactaggctcaaaagattcatctcgtgatttccaactaaactgtgtaattagttattcttttacctacatttaatactccatacaagcagCTAAAAATTAATGGGATGGAAAAGAGCGAAAAAAATTGAAATTTAGAtggcatctaaacgaggcctgggCAAGAGCGAGAGATGGGCAAGAACGATGAATGCGTGGACgctgggcggggggggggggggggggggggggggggggtgggggcggGGCTAGAAGCCCAGGGAGCCAGCTGATTGAAAATCCTCTGTGCCTGGATGTAGGCTACGGGCTACGAGCCTACAGCTGCGTCCTCCCCTGAGGCCCTGGCCCTGACCCTGACCCTGACCCCTCTCTCCCGTAGGCCGTAGCACCAGGCCTTTGGGCGCTGTCCTCCGCTGCGGCTAAAA harbors:
- the LOC136532442 gene encoding formin-like protein 13, which encodes MQPPQPQPEPASRRASSTCSTTAPRRRSGGIGCMAGLLRLISPYHRSHHRKRLTAKNNASARDYSQALQPTPPSSPPRKKKAAAQQQPSASPAPSSPVKPMMQQLMTTAVTVRRRRSCDAPRSPTIAPEHRRSSCDSPRPPPPAIIARLMGLEESATPSPAAATATPRPVILPTRPPPPPPPPAPAAPESAAEKRRKLLGALEKCDEDLKTLRRIIAAVRAAEMRAASASDVCPVAATTTPAGKGAKGTFGRDDEQSPSPSPPTPQQQHKLVRAGEQQYPSPDSVLDAISSPRFPCRKRPSPCTDLDVGGKGGCGNGALAPTFGSKIVKPSRTLVFSGDYCKIKSGGELPPLVVGMPRSAGAESWRHHRRRWEQEAAAAGRVISRATAESVGEAVMWVRQQGQGGAGDDERGRVAAALERGIVQDLVADLVAELQAQSGGHGAGSGCRKRLCF